One region of Intestinimonas massiliensis (ex Afouda et al. 2020) genomic DNA includes:
- a CDS encoding ABC transporter ATP-binding protein — protein sequence MLNITKRFPGIVANDNITLQLKKGEIHALLGENGAGKSTLMSVLFGLYRPEEGTIKKDGKEVQIRDPNDANALGIGMVHQHFKLVECFTVLDNIIMGVEPCKHGFLQKAEAREKVLALSDKYGLKVDPDALVEDITVGMQQRTEILKMLYRENEILIFDEPTAVLTPQEIDELMDIMRGLKAEGKSILFITHKLNEIMAVADRCTVLRKGRGIGTVHVAETTKEELSRMMVGRNVSFAVEKGPAHPGEVILDVQGLTMASKQHKNNAVKNVTFQVRAGEIVCIAGIDGNGQSELVYGLTGLEPVHGGKVSLCGRDITKSPIRERSVMGMSHIPEDRHKHGLVLDYTLEDNMVLQRYFEPQFVSGAGFLRRKAIRDYATRLIEQYDVRSGQGPVTPARSMSGGNQQKAIVAREIDKDPQLLVAVQPTRGLDVGAIEYIHKQIVSQRDEGKGVLLVSLELDEVMALSDRILVMYEGEIVGQLDPETTTVEELGLYMAGAKREGV from the coding sequence ATGCTTAACATCACCAAAAGGTTTCCGGGCATCGTAGCCAACGACAACATCACGCTCCAACTGAAAAAGGGCGAGATCCATGCTCTGCTGGGCGAAAACGGCGCCGGAAAGTCCACCTTGATGAGCGTTTTGTTTGGCCTTTACCGGCCGGAAGAGGGGACCATCAAGAAGGACGGCAAGGAGGTCCAGATCCGCGACCCCAACGACGCCAACGCGCTGGGGATCGGCATGGTCCACCAGCACTTCAAGCTGGTGGAGTGCTTCACGGTGCTGGACAATATCATTATGGGCGTGGAGCCTTGCAAGCACGGCTTCCTGCAAAAGGCGGAGGCACGGGAAAAGGTGCTGGCCCTGTCCGACAAATACGGGCTGAAGGTGGACCCGGACGCCCTGGTGGAGGACATCACGGTGGGCATGCAGCAGCGGACCGAGATCCTGAAGATGCTCTACCGGGAGAACGAGATCCTCATCTTCGACGAGCCCACCGCCGTGCTCACGCCCCAGGAGATCGACGAGCTGATGGATATCATGCGGGGGCTGAAGGCCGAGGGGAAGAGCATTCTGTTCATCACCCACAAGCTCAACGAGATCATGGCGGTGGCCGACCGCTGCACCGTCCTGCGCAAGGGCAGGGGCATCGGTACGGTCCATGTGGCCGAGACCACCAAGGAGGAGCTCTCCCGCATGATGGTGGGCCGCAATGTGAGCTTCGCCGTGGAAAAGGGGCCCGCCCACCCCGGCGAGGTCATTCTCGACGTGCAGGGCCTGACCATGGCCTCCAAGCAGCACAAGAACAACGCGGTGAAAAACGTCACCTTCCAGGTCCGGGCGGGGGAGATCGTCTGCATCGCCGGCATCGACGGCAACGGACAGAGCGAGCTGGTCTACGGCCTGACCGGCCTGGAGCCGGTACACGGCGGCAAGGTTTCGCTGTGCGGCCGGGACATCACCAAGTCCCCCATCCGGGAGCGGTCTGTGATGGGGATGAGCCACATCCCTGAGGACCGCCACAAGCACGGCCTGGTGCTGGACTATACTCTGGAGGACAATATGGTGCTCCAGCGGTACTTTGAGCCCCAGTTCGTCAGTGGCGCGGGCTTCCTCAGGCGCAAGGCCATCCGCGACTATGCCACCAGACTGATTGAGCAATACGACGTGCGCTCCGGCCAGGGGCCTGTAACGCCCGCCCGGAGCATGTCCGGCGGCAACCAGCAGAAGGCCATCGTGGCCCGTGAGATCGACAAGGACCCCCAGCTTCTGGTGGCCGTCCAGCCCACCCGCGGCCTGGATGTGGGCGCCATTGAGTACATCCACAAGCAGATCGTGTCCCAGCGCGACGAGGGCAAGGGCGTACTGCTGGTGAGCCTGGAGCTGGACGAGGTTATGGCCTTGTCCGACCGCATCCTAGTCATGTACGAGGGGGAGATCGTGGGCCAGCTAGACCCCGAGACCACCACGGTGGAAGAGCTGGGCCTGTATATGGCCGGCGCGAAACGGGAGGGAGTGTAA
- a CDS encoding ABC transporter permease, whose amino-acid sequence MLLIQYTLLFASVLILVALGGCFSEHSGVINIGLEGIMVMGALGGALMMKFLPDGTSAIVMIVLVVLASILLGMLYSLLLGVAAINFKADQTLVGTAMNLLGTAAATVFVKAMNTAESVDNVSSTIQYINAKKAFLVNINGFEFNWFMLLALIALVCSYVVLYKTRFGLRLMACGEHPQAADSVGINVYKMRYAGVLISGMLGGLGGIVYITAGVSEWKFEYGVAGFGFLALAVMIFGQWKPTRIALAALLFGFFRALGNVYTGFEFLKALNLPSGVYNMLPYIVSLIVLAFTSKKSRAPKAEGIPYDKGLR is encoded by the coding sequence ATGCTGCTGATTCAATATACGCTGCTCTTTGCCTCCGTACTGATCCTGGTGGCTTTGGGCGGCTGCTTCTCAGAACACTCCGGCGTGATCAACATCGGCCTGGAGGGCATCATGGTCATGGGCGCACTGGGTGGCGCGCTGATGATGAAGTTCCTGCCAGACGGGACCAGCGCCATCGTGATGATCGTGCTGGTGGTGCTGGCCTCCATCCTGCTGGGCATGCTCTACTCCCTGCTGTTGGGCGTGGCGGCCATCAACTTCAAGGCCGACCAGACGCTGGTGGGCACCGCCATGAATCTGCTGGGCACCGCCGCGGCCACCGTGTTCGTCAAGGCCATGAACACCGCCGAGAGCGTGGACAACGTGTCCTCCACCATTCAGTATATCAATGCAAAAAAGGCATTTCTGGTGAATATCAACGGCTTTGAGTTCAACTGGTTCATGCTGCTGGCACTGATCGCTCTGGTCTGCTCCTACGTGGTGCTGTATAAGACCCGCTTCGGCTTGCGGCTTATGGCCTGCGGCGAGCATCCCCAGGCGGCGGACTCGGTGGGCATCAACGTCTATAAGATGCGCTATGCCGGCGTACTCATCTCCGGCATGCTGGGCGGCCTGGGCGGCATCGTCTACATCACCGCCGGCGTCAGCGAGTGGAAGTTTGAGTACGGCGTGGCAGGCTTCGGCTTCCTGGCCCTGGCCGTTATGATCTTCGGGCAGTGGAAGCCCACCCGCATCGCTCTGGCGGCTCTGCTGTTCGGCTTCTTCCGGGCGCTGGGCAACGTGTACACCGGGTTTGAATTCCTGAAGGCGTTGAATCTCCCCAGCGGAGTCTACAATATGCTGCCCTATATCGTCTCGCTGATCGTGCTGGCCTTCACCTCCAAGAAGTCCAGAGCGCCCAAGGCGGAGGGTATCCCCTACGACAAGGGCCTGCGCTAA
- a CDS encoding DegV family protein — protein MSDYQIITDATADLSAEWADRIGVAVIPMDVELDGSPYLFGPGGDITGSEFFTAMRQGKLGSTSQISPARYEAAFERYLSQGLDILYICFSSGLSGTIQAARICMDELRERYPERKLLCVDSLSASAGEGFLVTGAAEQKQAGLDIEALAAWVEANRLHVCHWFTVEDLKFLHRGGRVSAATAVVGSALQIKPVMHCDKEGHLTNTGKVRGRKHSLLALLDHADQSWTPGRGRKVFICHGDCLADAQFMAQEFQRRRPEAEITLFHMGPIIGAHCGPGVIAIFTWGTQR, from the coding sequence ATGAGCGACTATCAAATCATCACCGACGCCACGGCGGATCTCAGTGCGGAGTGGGCCGACCGTATCGGCGTGGCCGTCATCCCCATGGATGTGGAGTTGGACGGGAGCCCCTACCTCTTCGGCCCGGGCGGGGACATCACCGGCTCGGAGTTCTTCACCGCCATGCGGCAGGGCAAGCTGGGCAGCACCTCCCAGATCAGCCCCGCCCGCTACGAGGCCGCGTTCGAGCGCTACCTCTCCCAGGGTCTGGATATCCTGTATATCTGCTTTTCTTCCGGCCTCAGCGGCACCATTCAGGCCGCCCGCATCTGCATGGACGAGCTGCGGGAGAGGTACCCGGAGCGGAAGCTGCTCTGCGTGGATTCCCTGTCCGCCTCCGCCGGGGAGGGCTTTCTGGTCACCGGCGCGGCGGAGCAGAAGCAGGCGGGGCTGGACATCGAAGCCCTGGCCGCGTGGGTGGAGGCCAACCGGCTGCATGTATGCCACTGGTTCACGGTGGAGGACCTGAAATTCCTCCACCGGGGCGGCCGGGTCTCCGCCGCCACGGCGGTGGTGGGCTCCGCCCTTCAGATTAAGCCGGTGATGCACTGCGACAAGGAAGGGCACCTTACCAACACCGGAAAGGTCCGGGGCCGGAAGCACTCTCTGCTGGCCCTGCTGGACCACGCCGACCAGAGCTGGACGCCCGGGCGGGGTCGGAAGGTCTTCATCTGCCACGGCGACTGCCTGGCCGACGCCCAGTTCATGGCCCAGGAGTTCCAGCGCCGCCGCCCTGAGGCCGAGATCACTCTCTTCCACATGGGCCCCATTATCGGCGCCCACTGCGGGCCGGGCGTCATCGCCATCTTCACCTGGGGCACCCAGCGGTAA
- a CDS encoding MBL fold metallo-hydrolase: protein MPEEIRKNLYRVPVPLPGNPLKELNSYVIKGSDRTLVVDTGFRQEPCRRALFAGLRELGVHPEETDVLLTHLHSDHSGLSAEVAAGEGRHIYVGDVDRRLLEKYAQVQRSGGVNQKTLLRRAQGFTEEELSAEGRSNPAVTMAPPVTDNYKSLFDGDVITCGGYRLRCIQVPGHTPGQMCYWLEEEGAMLLGDHVLFDITPNITNWEGVDDSLGNYLDSLRAIRAYDVALPLPGHRGRGAFRARIDDLLAHHERRLAEALEVVKKYPGNTAYFLAGHMTWKIRANSWEEFPLAQKWFAVGECASHMDYLKRRDLIREEPDGEGLLRYYPC, encoded by the coding sequence ATGCCGGAAGAAATACGGAAGAATCTTTACCGGGTCCCGGTGCCCCTGCCGGGGAACCCGCTGAAGGAACTCAACAGCTATGTCATCAAGGGGAGCGACCGGACGCTGGTGGTGGACACCGGCTTTCGCCAGGAGCCTTGCCGCCGGGCGCTGTTTGCCGGGCTGCGGGAGCTGGGCGTCCATCCGGAGGAGACCGACGTGCTGCTGACCCACCTGCACTCCGACCACTCCGGACTGTCCGCCGAGGTAGCCGCGGGGGAGGGGCGGCACATCTACGTCGGGGATGTAGACCGGAGGCTGCTGGAGAAGTATGCCCAGGTCCAGCGGAGCGGCGGCGTGAACCAGAAGACCCTTCTGCGCCGGGCCCAGGGCTTTACCGAGGAGGAGCTGTCCGCGGAGGGCAGGTCCAACCCGGCCGTTACCATGGCCCCGCCGGTGACCGACAACTACAAAAGCCTGTTTGACGGCGACGTCATCACGTGCGGCGGCTACCGACTCCGGTGCATCCAGGTCCCCGGGCACACCCCGGGCCAGATGTGCTACTGGCTGGAGGAGGAAGGAGCCATGCTGCTGGGGGACCACGTCCTCTTCGACATCACCCCCAATATCACCAATTGGGAGGGCGTGGACGACTCCTTGGGCAACTACCTGGACAGCCTGCGGGCCATCCGGGCCTACGATGTGGCCCTCCCCCTGCCCGGCCACCGGGGGAGAGGAGCGTTCCGGGCCCGCATCGACGATCTGCTGGCCCACCATGAGCGCCGTCTGGCCGAGGCGCTGGAGGTGGTAAAGAAGTACCCGGGCAACACCGCCTACTTCCTGGCAGGGCACATGACCTGGAAGATTCGGGCCAACTCCTGGGAGGAATTCCCTCTGGCCCAGAAATGGTTTGCCGTAGGGGAGTGCGCCTCCCATATGGACTATCTCAAGCGCAGGGACTTGATCCGGGAAGAGCCGGACGGAGAGGGCCTGCTGCGGTACTACCCCTGCTGA
- a CDS encoding radical SAM protein: protein MSDRNLVEHVEAFAIKRVLDYLNDTENVDDAIEKAMDWVDRFDKKGEVAGQRAVFRKIVDSKQGNWYDLIKKVWTEIDPGVRGKFFENFVLNATAIGGQRQDKTKEKYGCNVPWAILMDPTSACNLHCTGCWAAEYGNKLNMDYNTLDSIIRQGTAMGTFMYIYSGGEPLVRKDDIIRLCEAHPDCMFLAFTNATLIDESFADDMLRVKNFIPAISVEGFEEETDFRRGKGTYQAVTRAMEILKSRRLAFGASCCYTSKNVDVIGSEEYFDDLIAKGALFAWFFTYMPVGAGAPTDLMATAEQREFMYHQIRRFRDTKPLFTMDFWNDGEYVKGCIAGGRYYLHINANGDIEPCAFIHYSDSNIHDTTLLEAYQRPMFMQYHDHQPFNGNHLRPCPLLDNNGALAEMVHAAGAHSTDLAAPEDVDGLCAKCKKAAANWKPVADELWVESGHDASDCARVSCGCEAHPN, encoded by the coding sequence ATGAGCGACAGAAATCTCGTAGAGCATGTGGAGGCCTTCGCCATCAAACGGGTCCTGGACTATCTCAACGATACGGAGAACGTGGACGACGCCATTGAGAAGGCTATGGACTGGGTGGATCGGTTCGACAAGAAGGGTGAGGTCGCCGGTCAGCGCGCAGTCTTCCGCAAGATCGTGGACAGCAAGCAGGGAAACTGGTACGACCTCATCAAGAAGGTTTGGACCGAGATCGACCCCGGCGTCCGCGGCAAGTTTTTCGAGAACTTCGTTCTCAACGCCACCGCCATTGGCGGCCAGCGTCAGGACAAGACCAAGGAGAAGTACGGCTGCAACGTGCCTTGGGCCATCCTGATGGACCCCACCTCCGCCTGCAACCTCCACTGCACCGGCTGCTGGGCGGCGGAGTACGGCAACAAGCTGAACATGGACTACAACACCCTGGACTCTATCATCCGGCAGGGCACCGCCATGGGCACCTTCATGTACATCTATTCCGGCGGTGAACCGCTGGTCCGCAAGGATGACATCATCCGCCTCTGCGAGGCCCACCCGGACTGCATGTTCCTGGCCTTCACCAACGCCACGCTCATCGACGAGTCCTTTGCCGACGACATGCTGCGGGTAAAGAACTTTATCCCGGCCATCAGCGTGGAGGGCTTCGAGGAGGAAACCGACTTCCGCCGGGGCAAGGGCACCTATCAGGCCGTGACACGGGCCATGGAGATCCTCAAAAGCAGGCGTCTGGCCTTCGGCGCGTCCTGCTGCTACACCAGCAAGAACGTGGACGTCATCGGCAGCGAGGAGTATTTCGACGACCTCATCGCCAAGGGCGCGCTGTTCGCCTGGTTCTTCACCTACATGCCGGTGGGCGCCGGGGCCCCCACCGATCTGATGGCCACCGCCGAGCAGCGGGAGTTCATGTACCACCAGATTCGCAGGTTCCGGGACACCAAGCCGCTGTTCACCATGGACTTCTGGAACGACGGGGAATACGTCAAGGGCTGCATCGCCGGAGGCCGGTATTATCTGCACATCAACGCCAACGGCGACATCGAGCCCTGCGCCTTTATCCACTACTCCGACTCCAACATCCACGACACCACGCTGCTGGAAGCCTACCAGCGGCCTATGTTCATGCAGTACCACGACCACCAGCCCTTCAACGGCAACCATCTGCGGCCCTGCCCGCTTCTGGACAACAACGGCGCGCTGGCCGAAATGGTCCACGCCGCCGGGGCCCACTCCACCGACCTGGCCGCGCCCGAGGATGTGGATGGGCTGTGCGCCAAGTGCAAAAAGGCCGCCGCCAACTGGAAGCCGGTGGCCGACGAGCTGTGGGTGGAGTCCGGCCACGATGCCTCTGACTGCGCCAGGGTGAGCTGCGGCTGCGAGGCCCATCCAAACTGA
- a CDS encoding BMP family lipoprotein, with the protein MKNSKKLVALLLSLSMVFALAACGGGSTASPSPSASQPAPTESAPAETTPAAADFSVAMITDYGDITDQSFNQTTYEACKAYCDANGVPFNYYKPAGDSTAERVAMVEAAADEGYNVIVMPGYAFGETITQVAEEYADVTFIALDVGEGDLGDYTLPSNVYCAVYQEELCGYMAGYAAVKLGYTHLGFLGGMAVPAVVRYGYGFVQGADAAAVEAGADVTVEYVYGNQFFGDADITAYMDNWYQTLGVQAVFACGGGIYASAAEAAAKVDGAKVIGVDVDQAGIIDGAYGAGMTVTSAMKGLAPTVQHMLGEVAAGNFANYGGKIETLGLVSGDDPTANYVQIPMETTQWGDGFTQDDYKTLVKAMFDGTVTVSNDITAMPAVTITVNEYGNIK; encoded by the coding sequence TTGAAGAATTCCAAGAAACTTGTCGCGCTGCTTCTCTCTCTGTCCATGGTGTTTGCCTTGGCGGCCTGTGGCGGCGGAAGCACCGCCAGCCCCTCCCCGTCCGCCTCTCAGCCCGCTCCCACGGAGAGCGCCCCGGCCGAGACCACTCCCGCCGCCGCGGATTTCAGTGTGGCGATGATCACCGACTACGGCGACATCACCGACCAATCCTTTAACCAGACCACCTACGAAGCCTGCAAGGCTTACTGCGACGCCAACGGCGTACCGTTCAACTACTACAAGCCCGCCGGTGACTCCACCGCCGAGCGTGTGGCCATGGTAGAGGCCGCCGCCGACGAGGGCTACAACGTCATCGTGATGCCCGGCTACGCCTTCGGTGAGACCATCACCCAGGTGGCTGAGGAGTACGCCGACGTGACCTTCATCGCCCTGGACGTGGGCGAGGGCGACCTGGGCGACTACACCCTGCCCAGCAACGTCTACTGCGCCGTGTATCAGGAAGAGCTGTGCGGCTACATGGCCGGCTACGCCGCCGTGAAGCTGGGCTACACCCACCTGGGCTTCCTGGGCGGCATGGCCGTTCCCGCCGTGGTCCGCTACGGCTACGGCTTCGTGCAGGGCGCGGACGCCGCTGCGGTTGAGGCTGGCGCCGACGTGACCGTGGAGTATGTCTACGGCAACCAGTTCTTCGGTGACGCCGACATCACCGCTTACATGGACAACTGGTATCAGACCCTGGGCGTGCAGGCCGTGTTCGCCTGCGGCGGCGGCATCTACGCCTCCGCGGCTGAGGCGGCCGCCAAGGTGGACGGCGCCAAGGTCATCGGCGTGGACGTGGACCAGGCCGGCATCATCGACGGTGCTTACGGCGCCGGCATGACCGTCACCTCCGCCATGAAGGGTCTGGCTCCCACCGTGCAGCACATGCTGGGAGAGGTTGCGGCCGGCAACTTCGCCAACTACGGCGGCAAGATCGAGACTCTGGGCCTGGTGTCCGGCGACGATCCCACGGCCAACTACGTCCAGATCCCCATGGAGACCACGCAGTGGGGCGACGGCTTCACCCAGGACGATTATAAGACCCTGGTAAAGGCCATGTTTGACGGCACCGTCACCGTCTCCAACGACATCACCGCCATGCCCGCGGTCACCATCACGGTCAACGAGTACGGCAACATCAAGTAA
- a CDS encoding DUF362 domain-containing protein translates to MEKAKVYFDDFRAPVGTSVLKKLDRLIRKAGMEEMDFQRKLVAIKMHFGEPGNLTFLRPNYAKVVADMVKELGGVPFLTDCNTLYAGRRKNALEHLDAAYENGFSPLSTGCQIVIGDGLRGTDDVEVPVRGGAYIQSAKIGRAVMDADVFISLTHFKGHEATGFGGAIKNIGMGCGSRRGKMEQHAAGKPRVSRRRCVGCRVCSHHCGQNAISYGEDKRAAIDYEKCVGCGRCIGVCNFDAIFSPDDSANGELNRKMAEYAKAVVDGRPAFHISLVQDISPYCDCHGESDIPILPDVGMFASFDPVALDQACVDACLKLDPIPGSLLDQRMHEEGFVDQHDHFCNTTPDTEWKSCLEHAEKIGLGSRDYELIRL, encoded by the coding sequence ATGGAAAAGGCAAAGGTATATTTTGACGATTTTCGCGCACCGGTGGGGACCAGCGTGCTGAAAAAGCTGGACCGGCTGATCCGGAAGGCGGGCATGGAGGAGATGGACTTCCAGCGCAAGCTGGTGGCCATCAAGATGCACTTCGGGGAGCCGGGCAACCTGACCTTCCTGCGCCCCAACTACGCCAAGGTGGTGGCCGACATGGTGAAGGAGCTGGGCGGCGTGCCCTTCCTCACCGACTGCAACACCCTCTACGCCGGGCGGCGGAAGAACGCCTTGGAGCATTTGGACGCCGCCTATGAAAACGGCTTTTCGCCCCTGTCCACCGGCTGCCAGATCGTCATCGGCGACGGCCTGCGGGGAACCGACGACGTGGAGGTGCCGGTCCGGGGCGGAGCATACATCCAGAGCGCCAAGATCGGCAGGGCTGTTATGGACGCCGACGTGTTCATCAGCCTGACCCACTTCAAGGGGCACGAGGCCACCGGCTTTGGTGGAGCCATCAAGAACATTGGCATGGGCTGCGGCAGCCGCCGGGGCAAGATGGAGCAGCACGCGGCGGGCAAGCCCCGGGTGAGCAGGCGCCGCTGCGTGGGCTGCCGGGTGTGCAGCCACCACTGCGGCCAGAACGCCATCTCCTACGGCGAGGACAAGCGGGCGGCCATCGACTACGAAAAGTGCGTGGGATGCGGCCGCTGCATCGGCGTGTGCAATTTCGACGCCATCTTCAGCCCGGACGACAGCGCCAACGGCGAGCTCAACCGCAAGATGGCGGAGTACGCCAAAGCGGTGGTGGACGGGCGGCCCGCCTTCCACATCAGCTTGGTTCAGGATATCTCCCCCTACTGTGATTGCCACGGCGAGAGCGACATCCCCATCCTGCCGGACGTGGGTATGTTTGCCTCCTTCGACCCGGTGGCGCTGGACCAGGCCTGCGTGGACGCCTGCCTGAAGCTGGACCCCATCCCTGGCAGCCTGCTGGACCAGCGGATGCACGAGGAGGGTTTTGTGGATCAGCACGACCACTTCTGCAACACCACGCCGGACACCGAATGGAAAAGCTGTCTGGAGCATGCCGAGAAGATCGGCCTGGGCAGCCGGGACTACGAGCTGATCCGTCTGTAA
- a CDS encoding ABC transporter permease — MKREKTPLLRNGAVQSLLASLLCVLIGLLVGYVVLLVINPAGAGEAIVTIVKNFMTYSKPSAQLKYLGSTLVKTAPLLMCSLSVLFAYKVGLFNIGAAGQYVVGAGASLYCALAWGMPWYVCLLAAIVAGAALGAISGLLKAYCNVNEVISCIMLNWISLYLVNMLLSLVKESASPYTMTLSSTNPGAILPSMGLEKLFNDNKYVTVAIPLAILVAILIWVLLEKTKLGYELKATGCNKFAAKYCGMKEKKNLILTMAIAGGLAGMGAAMLFLTGFEQWQCTQSSVPAMGFNGIAAAFLGGLSPIGTILSSYFIQHITNGGAYVDKTMYSAQISDFISALIIYLCSFVLFFKQFMSSRVARKEERERERLAAQEAAVAQTDAANGEGGGK, encoded by the coding sequence ATGAAACGGGAAAAAACACCCTTGCTGCGCAACGGCGCCGTCCAGTCCCTGCTGGCCTCGCTGCTGTGCGTTCTCATCGGCCTGCTGGTGGGCTATGTGGTGCTGCTGGTCATCAACCCCGCCGGCGCCGGCGAGGCCATTGTGACCATCGTAAAGAACTTCATGACCTATTCCAAACCGTCCGCGCAGTTGAAGTATCTGGGCAGCACCTTGGTTAAGACGGCACCGCTGCTGATGTGCAGCCTGTCCGTCCTCTTCGCCTATAAGGTGGGCCTGTTCAACATTGGCGCCGCGGGGCAGTACGTGGTGGGCGCCGGGGCTAGCCTCTACTGCGCCCTGGCCTGGGGCATGCCCTGGTACGTGTGCCTGTTGGCCGCGATTGTGGCCGGCGCCGCGCTGGGCGCGATCTCCGGCCTGCTGAAGGCCTACTGCAACGTCAACGAGGTTATCTCCTGCATCATGCTCAATTGGATCAGCCTGTATCTGGTGAATATGCTCCTGAGCCTGGTGAAGGAGTCCGCCAGCCCCTACACCATGACGCTCTCCAGCACCAACCCCGGTGCAATCCTGCCCTCCATGGGCCTGGAGAAGCTGTTTAACGACAACAAGTATGTGACCGTTGCCATCCCGCTGGCGATCCTGGTGGCGATCCTGATCTGGGTCCTGCTGGAAAAGACCAAGCTGGGCTACGAGCTGAAGGCCACCGGCTGCAACAAGTTCGCCGCAAAATACTGCGGCATGAAGGAGAAGAAGAACCTGATTCTCACTATGGCCATCGCCGGCGGGCTGGCCGGCATGGGCGCGGCCATGCTGTTCCTCACGGGGTTCGAGCAGTGGCAGTGCACCCAGTCCTCGGTCCCGGCCATGGGCTTCAACGGCATCGCCGCCGCCTTCCTGGGCGGACTGAGTCCCATCGGAACCATTCTCTCCTCCTATTTCATCCAGCATATCACCAACGGCGGCGCGTATGTGGACAAGACCATGTACTCCGCCCAGATCTCGGATTTCATCTCCGCCCTGATCATCTACCTGTGCTCCTTCGTGCTGTTCTTTAAGCAGTTTATGAGCAGCCGGGTCGCCCGGAAGGAAGAGCGGGAGCGGGAGCGCCTGGCGGCGCAGGAGGCCGCGGTCGCCCAGACAGACGCGGCCAATGGGGAAGGAGGCGGGAAGTAA
- a CDS encoding cyclic nucleotide-binding domain-containing protein, which produces MEQVQDPSRLAEHFARHHMADRFPWLNRYPWSLLHYRKGEYLCRYGGDVPRLLFLLEGRVAVSITPSHGRTHLITCYDPVALICGDVEVALGNTHATADLRAIDGEVWCAALPIAVYRERLMADPDFLRYTVQRLAREMVKDSIYATNNLLFPLEERLGAYLVNHAREGVFQGNLTRTAELLGVSYRQLSRVMKVFSDRAWIEKDSGGWRILQPAPLERMAARMDEPPAASNF; this is translated from the coding sequence ATGGAACAAGTCCAAGACCCCAGCCGCCTGGCGGAGCATTTCGCTCGGCACCACATGGCGGACCGTTTTCCGTGGCTGAACCGCTACCCCTGGTCACTGCTTCACTACCGCAAGGGGGAATACCTCTGCCGGTACGGCGGAGACGTGCCCCGCCTGCTCTTCCTTCTGGAGGGGCGGGTGGCCGTATCCATCACCCCGTCCCACGGGCGCACCCATCTCATCACCTGCTATGATCCCGTTGCCCTTATCTGCGGAGACGTGGAAGTGGCCCTTGGAAACACCCATGCCACCGCCGATCTTCGGGCCATTGACGGAGAGGTCTGGTGCGCTGCTCTCCCCATCGCCGTCTACCGGGAGCGGCTGATGGCCGATCCGGACTTTCTGCGCTACACCGTACAGCGACTGGCCCGGGAGATGGTGAAGGATTCCATCTACGCCACCAATAACCTGCTCTTCCCCCTAGAGGAGCGGCTGGGCGCCTATCTGGTGAACCACGCCCGGGAAGGGGTGTTTCAGGGCAACCTGACCCGCACCGCCGAGCTGCTGGGGGTGAGCTACCGGCAGCTTTCCCGGGTGATGAAGGTCTTTTCCGACCGCGCCTGGATCGAAAAGGACAGCGGCGGCTGGCGTATCCTCCAGCCGGCCCCCCTGGAACGGATGGCCGCCCGGATGGATGAACCGCCCGCCGCTTCGAACTTCTGA
- the deoC gene encoding deoxyribose-phosphate aldolase: MDVKEILAHCDHTLLKQESTWAQIKEVCDDGKKYNCASICIPAAYVKACAEYVGNSLKICTVIGFPNGYSTTAVKVFETEDAIRNGADEIDMVINIGWAKDQRWDDILNEIKAVKASCQGRILKVIVETCLLTEAEKIKLCELVTASGADYIKTSTGFSTGGATREDVALFARHVGPSVKIKAAGGISSMQDAEDFLALGADRLGTSRIVKLVKGQQGEGY, translated from the coding sequence ATGGATGTCAAGGAAATTCTGGCCCACTGCGACCACACCCTGCTGAAGCAGGAGTCCACCTGGGCGCAGATCAAAGAGGTCTGCGACGACGGGAAAAAATACAACTGCGCCTCCATCTGCATTCCCGCCGCCTACGTGAAGGCCTGCGCCGAGTATGTGGGCAACAGCCTGAAGATCTGCACGGTCATCGGCTTCCCCAACGGCTATTCCACCACAGCAGTAAAAGTTTTTGAAACCGAGGACGCCATCCGCAACGGTGCCGACGAGATTGACATGGTCATCAACATCGGCTGGGCCAAGGACCAGCGCTGGGACGACATCCTCAACGAGATTAAGGCGGTCAAGGCTTCCTGTCAGGGCCGCATCCTCAAGGTTATTGTGGAAACCTGTCTGCTGACCGAGGCGGAGAAGATCAAGCTGTGTGAGTTGGTCACCGCCTCCGGGGCGGACTATATCAAGACCTCCACCGGCTTCTCCACCGGGGGAGCCACCCGGGAGGACGTGGCGCTGTTCGCCAGACACGTGGGCCCCAGCGTAAAGATCAAGGCTGCCGGCGGCATTTCCTCCATGCAGGATGCGGAGGATTTTCTGGCCCTGGGCGCGGACCGTCTGGGGACTTCCCGTATCGTCAAGCTGGTAAAGGGCCAGCAGGGCGAAGGGTACTGA